From a region of the Panicum virgatum strain AP13 chromosome 2K, P.virgatum_v5, whole genome shotgun sequence genome:
- the LOC120694762 gene encoding protein EARLY RESPONSIVE TO DEHYDRATION 15-like encodes MSTMAVASSSLNPNAPLFIPAAYRQVEDFSPEWWELVKTTAWFRDHWFRQHQLHEAAYEAAAFGLPDDADVDVAALLPDDSVDLLDTDDLFYAPDHHVAKPAGYDLDVLRAVSLGSPRAVVGAPSPRAQQQRHADKPAHHVGVRGAARRVIHQPR; translated from the coding sequence ATGAGCACCATGGCCGTGGCGTCGTCGTCGCTGAACCCGAACGCGCCGCTCTTCATCCCGGCGGCGTACCGGCAGGTGGAGGACTTCTCGCCCGAGTGGTGGGAGCTCGTCAAGACCACCGCCTGGTTCCGCGACCACTGGTTCCGCCAGCACCAGCTCCACGAGGCGGCCTACGAAGCCGCCGCCTTCGGCCTCCCcgacgacgccgacgtcgaCGTCGCCGCGCTCCTCCCCGACGACTCCGTCGACCTGCTCGACACCGACGACCTCTTCTACGCGCCCGACCACCACGTCGCCAAGCCCGCCGGGTACGACCTCGACGTGCTCAGGGCGGTCAGCCTCGGCTCCCCGAGGGCCGTCGTCGGCGCACCGTCGCCGCGCGCCCAGCAGCAGAGGCACGCCGACAAGCCGGCGCACCACGTCGGCGTCAggggcgccgcgcgccgcgtcaTCCACCAGCCTCGCTAG